Proteins from a genomic interval of Microbacterium phyllosphaerae:
- a CDS encoding ABC transporter permease, whose protein sequence is MYGTYLRRELAGRKKQTWIVAIGLAIAIALVIIVNALTAGVRDAQAQALESVYGVGTDLTVTGAAAEPGEGGGQRFDFGSDDGATEGDTTTLSQSTLMTDFMRGTLESSVLDTVTSTDGVTAASAALSLTNSTFSGELPSGGFGAQDGTTEGTAPTEGQAPPQGGADGAGGGSFGVDSFTVLGIDPAVTSVGPLASVAVSDGRALDTDDSGALVALVDATYATTNEIAVGDTIDVAGSDVEVVGIVASTSDSADTAANVYLPLDTAQELSGAGDVISTVYVQAESAASIDAVQAALTDELPDATITSQSELASTVSGSLSSATSLITNLGTWLSIIVLAVAVLLSVLLTLSGVSRRTREFGTLKAIGWSNGRVVRQVAGESMVQGLIGGAVGLVLGIAGIVVINLVKPTVAAAAAGNAEGGPGGMGGGPTGGGGMFQTQQAADIVLQAPFTPWVLVAAVGLAVLGGLVAGAFGGWRAARLSPAEALRSVA, encoded by the coding sequence ATGTACGGGACATATCTGCGGCGAGAGTTGGCGGGCCGCAAGAAACAGACGTGGATCGTCGCGATCGGACTGGCGATCGCGATCGCCCTGGTGATCATCGTCAACGCCCTCACGGCGGGTGTGCGCGACGCGCAGGCGCAGGCGCTCGAATCCGTCTACGGCGTCGGCACCGACCTCACCGTCACGGGTGCCGCGGCGGAACCGGGGGAGGGAGGCGGACAGCGCTTCGACTTCGGCTCTGACGACGGTGCCACGGAGGGCGACACGACGACGCTCAGCCAGTCGACACTGATGACGGACTTCATGCGCGGGACGCTCGAGTCCTCCGTGCTCGACACCGTGACCTCGACGGATGGGGTCACTGCGGCATCCGCGGCGCTCAGCCTCACCAACTCGACCTTCTCGGGTGAGCTCCCCAGCGGTGGGTTCGGCGCACAGGACGGCACGACCGAGGGAACCGCACCGACCGAGGGTCAGGCTCCTCCTCAGGGCGGCGCGGATGGCGCCGGCGGCGGTTCGTTCGGCGTCGACTCGTTCACGGTTCTCGGCATCGACCCCGCCGTGACCTCCGTCGGGCCACTGGCCTCTGTCGCGGTCAGCGACGGTCGTGCTCTCGACACGGATGACTCCGGGGCGCTCGTCGCCCTGGTCGACGCGACCTACGCGACCACGAACGAGATCGCCGTCGGCGACACGATCGACGTGGCAGGCTCCGATGTCGAGGTCGTCGGCATCGTGGCATCCACGTCCGATTCCGCCGACACCGCGGCCAACGTGTACCTGCCCCTCGACACGGCCCAGGAGCTCTCGGGCGCGGGTGACGTCATCTCGACCGTGTACGTGCAGGCCGAGTCCGCGGCATCCATCGACGCGGTGCAGGCGGCACTCACCGACGAACTCCCGGATGCCACGATCACGTCGCAGTCCGAGCTCGCCTCGACCGTCTCGGGTTCGCTCTCGAGCGCGACGTCGCTGATCACGAACCTCGGCACCTGGCTCTCGATCATCGTTCTCGCGGTGGCCGTGCTGCTCTCGGTGCTGCTCACGCTGTCGGGCGTCTCTCGCCGCACCCGCGAGTTCGGCACGCTCAAGGCGATCGGATGGTCGAACGGGCGCGTCGTGCGGCAGGTCGCCGGTGAGTCGATGGTGCAGGGCCTGATCGGCGGCGCCGTGGGCCTGGTGCTCGGAATCGCCGGGATCGTCGTCATCAACCTCGTGAAGCCGACGGTCGCCGCTGCCGCCGCAGGCAATGCGGAAGGCGGCCCCGGAGGGATGGGCGGCGGCCCCACAGGAGGAGGCGGCATGTTCCAGACCCAGCAGGCGGCCGACATCGTGCTGCAGGCCCCCTTCACCCCGTGGGTGCTCGTTGCCGCGGTCGGCCTCGCCGTGCTCGGCGGCCTCGTCGCCGGAGCGTTCGGCGGATGGCGGGCGGCGCGATTGAGCCCGGCCGAGGCACTGCGTTCCGTCGCCTGA
- a CDS encoding response regulator transcription factor gives MSTDLPELRRPDGSPLRILAVDDEQMLTDLLAMALRMEGWEVRTASSGLEALQVAREFEPDALVLDIMMPDLDGMAVLRRLREAGSLVPVLFLTAKDAVGDRVAGLTAGGDDYVTKPFSLEEVIARLRAIIRRTGHATADDGQSILRVADLTLNEDSHEVVRDGTEIELTATEFELLRYLMRNERRVLSKAQILDRVWSYDFGGKSSVVELYISYLRKKIDAGRTPLLHTVRGVGYMIKAPQ, from the coding sequence ATGAGCACCGATCTCCCCGAACTGCGCCGCCCCGACGGCTCGCCCCTGCGCATCCTCGCCGTCGATGACGAGCAGATGCTCACCGATCTGCTCGCGATGGCTCTGCGCATGGAGGGCTGGGAGGTGCGCACCGCCTCGTCCGGCCTCGAGGCTCTGCAGGTCGCGCGCGAGTTCGAGCCGGATGCCCTCGTGCTCGACATCATGATGCCCGACCTCGACGGCATGGCCGTGCTGCGCCGCCTCCGTGAGGCGGGCAGCCTCGTTCCGGTGCTCTTCCTCACCGCGAAGGATGCCGTGGGCGACCGGGTCGCCGGCCTCACCGCCGGCGGCGACGACTACGTCACGAAGCCGTTCAGTCTCGAAGAGGTCATCGCCCGCCTGCGGGCGATCATCCGCCGCACCGGCCACGCGACGGCCGACGACGGCCAGTCGATCCTCCGCGTCGCCGACCTCACGCTCAATGAGGACAGCCACGAGGTCGTCCGCGACGGCACCGAGATCGAACTGACCGCGACCGAGTTCGAACTGCTCCGCTACCTCATGCGCAACGAGCGACGGGTGCTCTCGAAGGCGCAGATCCTCGACCGGGTCTGGAGCTACGACTTCGGCGGCAAGTCCTCGGTCGTCGAGCTGTACATCTCGTACCTGCGCAAGAAGATCGATGCCGGACGCACCCCGCTGCTGCACACGGTGCGAGGCGTCGGATACATGATCAAGGCGCCTCAGTGA
- a CDS encoding sensor histidine kinase — protein sequence MSLQTRLMTAVIGFVSIILVIVAVITSATLGATLERQLEDRLNGYSLDVAKLVSRVPAQIATIDYVVEGTNPVPGILLAVSSSEGGTGGVVFPDTKGQLSGVSQTLTSADLDRIDAALGGRASATVTLDDFGSYLVVVRQAPNGVNVVTGLPRTEIQNQLATLLTVIALATIGGLILLALTTAITIRVGLRPLRAVAATATRVANQPLDRGEVQITERVPASEADPRTETGLVGASLNTLLDHVNTSLASRQKNEERMRRFVADASHELRTPLSSIRGYSELSLRALKQQGGEAAIEGTTTSLERIQAQSLRMTRLVEDLLLLARLDEGRELVYGTVDLTQLALEGLSDARPTAVDHHWNIEAPDEPIVIVGDAGRMHQVVANLLANARTHTPAGTSITLSVTREGDEAVLRVHDNGPGIDPGVRDELFARFARGDSSRARQTGGTGLGLAIAKAIVEGHGGHITVASEPGDTTFTVRIPVSPAAGATD from the coding sequence ATGAGTCTGCAGACCCGGCTGATGACGGCCGTGATCGGGTTCGTCTCGATCATCCTCGTGATCGTCGCCGTGATCACCAGCGCGACGCTCGGCGCGACCCTGGAACGCCAACTGGAAGATCGACTGAACGGCTATTCCCTCGACGTCGCGAAGCTGGTGAGCCGGGTGCCGGCCCAGATCGCGACCATCGACTATGTCGTCGAGGGCACGAACCCTGTGCCCGGCATTCTGCTCGCCGTGTCCAGCTCCGAAGGCGGCACCGGCGGGGTCGTCTTCCCCGACACGAAGGGCCAGTTGAGCGGCGTGTCGCAGACGCTGACGAGTGCCGACCTCGACCGCATCGATGCGGCACTCGGCGGGCGCGCGAGCGCTACAGTGACCTTGGACGACTTCGGTTCGTATCTCGTCGTCGTGAGGCAGGCCCCCAACGGCGTGAACGTCGTGACGGGCCTGCCCCGCACCGAGATCCAGAACCAGCTGGCGACTCTGCTCACCGTGATCGCGCTGGCGACCATCGGCGGCCTGATCCTCCTCGCGCTCACGACGGCCATCACGATCCGTGTCGGACTCAGACCGCTGAGGGCGGTCGCTGCGACCGCCACGCGCGTCGCGAACCAGCCGCTGGACCGAGGCGAAGTGCAGATCACCGAACGCGTGCCGGCGTCCGAGGCCGACCCTCGTACCGAGACCGGCCTCGTCGGGGCGTCGCTCAACACTCTGCTCGACCATGTGAACACCTCGCTGGCATCCCGCCAGAAGAACGAGGAGCGGATGCGGCGGTTCGTCGCCGATGCGAGCCACGAGCTGCGCACTCCGCTGTCGTCGATCCGCGGATACTCCGAGCTGTCGCTGCGCGCTCTGAAGCAGCAGGGCGGGGAGGCGGCGATCGAGGGCACCACGACGTCGCTCGAGCGCATCCAGGCTCAGTCGCTGCGGATGACCCGCCTCGTCGAGGATCTCCTCCTGCTCGCTCGTCTCGACGAGGGCCGGGAGCTCGTGTACGGCACCGTCGACCTGACCCAGCTCGCTCTGGAGGGGCTCTCCGACGCCCGTCCGACCGCTGTGGACCACCACTGGAACATCGAAGCGCCGGACGAGCCCATCGTCATCGTGGGCGACGCCGGACGGATGCACCAGGTCGTCGCGAACCTCCTCGCCAACGCCAGGACGCACACCCCCGCCGGAACGTCGATCACCCTCAGTGTCACCCGCGAAGGCGACGAGGCCGTGCTGCGGGTGCACGACAACGGGCCGGGCATCGACCCCGGAGTGCGCGACGAGCTCTTCGCCCGGTTCGCCCGAGGAGACAGCTCCCGCGCGCGTCAGACCGGCGGCACCGGCCTCGGCCTCGCCATCGCGAAGGCGATCGTCGAGGGTCACGGCGGCCACATCACGGTCGCCAGCGAACCCGGTGACACGACTTTCACCGTGCGCATCCCGGTCAGCCCCGCTGCGGGCGCAACCGACTGA
- a CDS encoding flavodoxin reductase gives MITSLTALRQRVLALLGGMSMYRLVLFSLAALALIALVLSALGVIVSPTPLEIVASFVVLAVVISLVDAVAQRILSLPWRIESSLVTALILLFVLRPGLEPTALLGLAIAGAVASLSKYLIAWRGRHILNPAAFGAAVVSILGSFGAFEWLGTSSSWWVGTPSLFIPVAILGLAVLWRTEKVRIVVIFLVVAIAVSVLRQAVQAQEFAIAFDLGSALSFAVLQSPFLFLGAFMLSEPLTLPPRRWQQFSVAALVGILAGWPIEVAGLFTLGQERALLIGNLLAFAFALRGSVRLVLEKRQFITPTAQELTFRAKGKVRFLPGQYLELDVPHHRPDARGTRREFSIVSAPADLPTLRIAYKNGDQQHPSSYKRALAAAEPGAALAVTGTWGDFLLPRAETPVLMVAAGIGVTPFVSQLRQLQLTGQQRDVVLVYVASESSELAFREELAATGARVIVFTRDEPADLPAHWTWAQGARLDAEHLEHYVPDLATRHSFISGPPRLIADLAPALQRARSLTTDAFAGY, from the coding sequence GTGATCACCTCCCTCACCGCCCTCCGGCAGCGCGTGCTCGCACTGCTCGGCGGCATGTCGATGTACCGCCTGGTGCTGTTCTCCCTGGCGGCTCTCGCGCTCATCGCCCTCGTGCTGTCGGCGCTGGGCGTGATCGTCTCGCCGACACCTCTCGAGATCGTCGCGTCCTTCGTCGTGCTCGCGGTGGTGATCTCGTTGGTGGATGCGGTGGCTCAGCGCATCCTGAGTCTGCCCTGGCGCATCGAATCGTCGCTCGTCACTGCGCTCATTCTGCTCTTCGTGCTCAGGCCGGGGCTCGAACCGACAGCACTGCTCGGACTCGCGATCGCCGGCGCCGTCGCGAGCCTGTCGAAGTACCTGATCGCGTGGCGCGGACGCCACATCCTCAATCCGGCGGCCTTCGGTGCCGCCGTCGTGTCGATCCTCGGCTCGTTCGGGGCCTTCGAATGGCTCGGCACCTCGTCGTCGTGGTGGGTGGGTACGCCGTCGCTCTTCATCCCCGTGGCGATCCTCGGACTCGCCGTGCTGTGGCGCACCGAGAAGGTGCGGATCGTCGTGATCTTCCTCGTCGTCGCGATCGCCGTGTCGGTGCTGCGGCAGGCGGTGCAGGCCCAGGAGTTCGCGATCGCGTTCGACCTCGGATCCGCGCTCTCGTTCGCGGTGCTGCAGTCGCCGTTCCTGTTCCTGGGCGCGTTCATGCTGTCGGAGCCTCTGACGCTGCCGCCCCGGCGCTGGCAGCAGTTCTCGGTCGCCGCCCTCGTCGGCATTCTCGCCGGCTGGCCGATCGAGGTCGCCGGGCTCTTCACACTCGGCCAGGAGCGCGCCCTGCTCATCGGCAACCTGCTGGCCTTCGCCTTCGCGCTGCGGGGATCCGTGCGCCTCGTGCTCGAGAAGCGGCAGTTCATCACCCCGACCGCGCAGGAGCTGACGTTCCGCGCGAAGGGGAAGGTGCGCTTCCTCCCCGGTCAGTACCTCGAACTCGACGTGCCGCACCACCGACCGGATGCACGAGGCACCCGCCGCGAGTTCAGCATCGTCTCGGCTCCGGCCGACCTGCCGACGCTGCGCATCGCCTACAAGAACGGCGATCAGCAGCATCCGTCAAGCTACAAGCGCGCTCTGGCCGCAGCAGAGCCCGGGGCCGCGCTCGCGGTCACCGGCACCTGGGGTGACTTCCTGCTGCCTCGCGCCGAGACGCCGGTGCTGATGGTGGCCGCGGGCATCGGTGTGACGCCCTTCGTGTCACAGCTGCGCCAGCTTCAGCTCACCGGGCAGCAGCGCGACGTGGTGCTCGTCTATGTGGCATCCGAAAGCTCCGAGCTCGCCTTCCGCGAGGAGCTGGCCGCCACCGGAGCCCGTGTGATCGTCTTCACCCGCGACGAGCCTGCGGATCTTCCCGCCCACTGGACCTGGGCTCAGGGCGCGCGCCTCGATGCGGAGCACCTCGAGCATTACGTCCCCGATCTGGCCACGCGTCACTCGTTCATCTCAGGCCCACCTCGGCTGATCGCCGACCTCGCGCCTGCCCTGCAGAGGGCCCGCTCCCTCACGACGGACGCCTTCGCCGGCTACTGA
- a CDS encoding FAD:protein FMN transferase, producing the protein MAIWRFDAIGTTWEIETSDELGAHERQLVGAEIDRFDREWSRFRDDSAVTRVGRDGGSISSPDAGAMLDVYRELSQATAGAVNPLVADSLSALGYDASYSLIPGDPVAAPAGWTERLRWTAGEATASDPVLLDVGALGKGRLVDLVTETLAHVPGDLVVDAGGDMRVRGSAVRIGLEHPYDATKAIGVIELQDAALCASAVNRRAWGEGLHHVLDARTGIPVRTWAATWAIASDAMRADAVATALFFDGGPELAASWGVEWVRMSTDGRAERSPGCPAQLFTARP; encoded by the coding sequence ATGGCGATCTGGCGCTTCGACGCGATCGGCACGACCTGGGAGATCGAGACATCGGATGAGCTCGGCGCCCACGAGCGACAGCTCGTCGGCGCCGAGATCGATCGGTTCGATCGGGAGTGGTCCCGGTTCCGGGACGACTCCGCGGTCACCCGCGTCGGACGCGACGGCGGATCCATCTCGTCGCCGGATGCCGGAGCGATGCTCGATGTCTATCGAGAGCTCTCTCAGGCGACCGCAGGCGCGGTCAATCCACTCGTCGCCGACAGCCTGTCGGCGCTCGGCTATGACGCGTCGTACTCGCTCATCCCTGGCGATCCGGTCGCGGCGCCGGCCGGTTGGACGGAACGCCTCCGCTGGACGGCGGGGGAGGCCACGGCATCCGATCCGGTGCTCCTCGACGTCGGCGCACTCGGCAAAGGCCGCCTCGTCGACCTCGTGACCGAGACGCTCGCCCACGTGCCGGGCGACCTCGTCGTCGACGCGGGCGGTGACATGCGGGTGCGGGGAAGCGCGGTGCGCATCGGTCTCGAGCATCCGTATGACGCGACCAAGGCGATCGGCGTCATCGAGCTGCAGGATGCGGCGCTGTGCGCCTCGGCGGTCAACCGCCGCGCATGGGGCGAAGGACTTCACCATGTGCTCGACGCCCGCACCGGAATCCCCGTGCGCACCTGGGCGGCGACCTGGGCCATCGCGTCCGATGCGATGAGAGCGGATGCCGTCGCCACCGCCCTGTTCTTCGACGGCGGGCCTGAGCTCGCCGCATCCTGGGGAGTGGAGTGGGTGCGAATGTCGACGGACGGCCGCGCGGAACGCTCGCCCGGATGCCCCGCACAACTGTTCACCGCACGCCCCTGA
- a CDS encoding FMN-binding protein translates to MIRTTVPTSVRKGAALAGIAGLFVLAGCSGTADAEDQSTDTGSGTSTESTDSGASTGDYTDGTYTADGSYQTPETVESISVTLTIADGVVTEVEVTGDPKARETEQYQGQFIDGISDEVVGKSLDDLNVSRVAGSSLTSGGFNEAVDSIKEQAAA, encoded by the coding sequence ATGATCCGCACGACTGTACCGACTTCTGTTCGCAAGGGCGCAGCCCTCGCCGGAATCGCAGGACTCTTCGTCCTCGCAGGATGCTCCGGCACAGCAGACGCCGAAGACCAGTCCACCGACACCGGCAGCGGCACGAGCACCGAGTCGACCGATTCGGGAGCATCGACCGGCGACTACACCGACGGCACCTACACGGCCGACGGCTCGTACCAGACGCCTGAGACCGTCGAATCCATCAGCGTGACCCTCACGATCGCCGACGGCGTCGTGACCGAGGTCGAGGTGACGGGCGACCCCAAGGCCCGCGAGACCGAGCAGTACCAGGGTCAGTTCATCGACGGCATCTCGGATGAGGTCGTCGGCAAGTCGCTCGATGACCTGAACGTCAGCCGCGTCGCCGGTTCGTCGCTCACGAGCGGCGGGTTCAACGAGGCCGTCGACTCGATCAAGGAGCAGGCCGCCGCCTGA
- a CDS encoding ribose-phosphate diphosphokinase has product MARKKKTVDMDRDNGIAPGLVAKTKKRLVVAGGRSHPALTAAVAASLGTEVVPTEHRTFASGEIYARFDVSIRGCDLFLIQTFGEPVNEWLMEALIMIDAAKRASAKRITVVAPYYPYSRQDKKGRGREPISARLVADLLKTAGADRVMSVDLHAAQIQGFFDGPVDHLFAKPVLLDYFQRTLSAEDRKILTVVSPDMGRVRVADTWSDSLGAPLAIIHKRRDPKVANQVSVHEIVGAVEGRTCLLVDDMIDTGGTIVKAAQALKANGAHRVIVAATHAIFSDPASERLQDASIDEVVITDTIPLTESRRWDKLTILPIAPLLARAIHEVFEDGSVTSMFGGDA; this is encoded by the coding sequence ATGGCGCGCAAGAAGAAGACTGTCGATATGGACCGGGACAACGGCATCGCCCCCGGACTCGTCGCCAAGACCAAGAAGCGGCTCGTCGTCGCCGGTGGTCGTTCGCACCCGGCGCTGACCGCTGCGGTGGCTGCATCCCTCGGTACCGAGGTCGTGCCGACCGAGCACCGCACCTTCGCCTCCGGCGAGATCTACGCCCGTTTCGACGTCTCGATCCGCGGCTGCGATCTCTTCCTCATCCAGACCTTCGGTGAGCCGGTCAACGAGTGGCTCATGGAAGCGTTGATCATGATCGACGCGGCCAAGCGCGCCTCCGCCAAGCGCATCACGGTCGTCGCGCCCTACTATCCGTATTCGCGTCAGGACAAGAAGGGCCGTGGACGCGAGCCGATCAGCGCCCGACTCGTAGCCGACCTGCTCAAGACCGCCGGGGCAGACCGCGTGATGAGCGTCGATCTGCACGCAGCCCAGATCCAGGGCTTCTTCGACGGTCCTGTCGATCACCTGTTCGCGAAGCCCGTGCTGCTGGACTACTTCCAGCGCACGCTGAGCGCCGAGGACCGCAAGATCCTCACCGTCGTCTCGCCCGACATGGGCCGCGTCCGCGTCGCCGACACGTGGTCCGACAGCCTCGGCGCGCCGCTGGCCATCATCCACAAGCGCCGCGACCCGAAGGTCGCCAACCAGGTCTCCGTGCACGAGATCGTGGGTGCCGTCGAAGGACGCACCTGCCTTCTCGTCGACGACATGATCGACACCGGTGGCACCATCGTGAAGGCCGCACAGGCGCTCAAGGCGAACGGCGCGCACCGCGTGATCGTCGCGGCGACGCACGCGATCTTCAGCGACCCGGCATCCGAGCGTCTGCAGGACGCCTCGATCGACGAGGTCGTCATCACCGACACGATCCCCCTGACCGAGTCGCGTCGCTGGGACAAGCTGACGATCCTGCCGATCGCCCCGCTGCTGGCTCGCGCGATCCACGAGGTCTTCGAGGACGGATCCGTCACGAGCATGTTCGGCGGAGACGCGTAG
- the glmU gene encoding bifunctional UDP-N-acetylglucosamine diphosphorylase/glucosamine-1-phosphate N-acetyltransferase GlmU, with protein MTGNNLAIIILAAGQGTRMRSRLPKVLHPIAGRPLVGHVLTTAGRLGAEHVEVVVRHERDQVVAALTADYPDAIFIDQDEVPGTGRAVQVAVDALPAEFDGDVLVLSGDCPLADADTLRSFLDAHRDADAEATLMTAVVDDPTGYGRVIRDADGGVDRIVEQKDASADEASVREINAGMYVFRIGTLRRYLPSVGVDNAQGEMYLTDVPGLLRRDGSRVAASVVSDVTVTFGVNDRAQLSEVGRLLNRRIVRRWQLAGVTIIDPTTTWIDDDATLAPDVTVLPNTHILRATTIAEGAIIGPDTTLVDCEVGADAIVRRTDATLAVIGAEATVGPFSFLRPGTVLGARGKIGAYVETKNAEIGEGSKVPHLSYVGDATIGRGVNLGASTITANYDDVNKHRTVVEDEVHTGSHTTLVAPVRLGAGAKTGAGAVVRKDVPAGSLAMSVAPQRNIEGWVEKNRAGTGAADAAARSRVAE; from the coding sequence ATGACTGGGAACAATCTCGCCATCATCATCCTCGCCGCAGGCCAGGGAACCCGCATGCGCTCGCGCCTGCCCAAGGTGCTGCATCCGATCGCGGGGCGACCACTCGTGGGGCACGTTCTGACGACCGCCGGCCGTCTCGGGGCCGAGCACGTCGAGGTCGTCGTGCGGCACGAGCGCGACCAGGTCGTCGCGGCGCTCACCGCCGACTACCCGGACGCGATCTTCATCGACCAGGACGAGGTCCCCGGCACCGGACGCGCCGTCCAGGTCGCGGTCGACGCACTGCCCGCCGAGTTCGACGGCGACGTCCTCGTGCTCTCGGGCGACTGCCCGCTCGCGGATGCCGACACGCTGCGGTCGTTCCTCGATGCCCACCGCGATGCCGACGCGGAGGCGACCCTGATGACGGCGGTCGTGGACGACCCGACCGGCTACGGCCGCGTCATCCGCGACGCGGACGGCGGCGTCGACCGCATCGTCGAGCAGAAGGACGCGAGCGCCGACGAGGCGAGCGTCCGTGAGATCAATGCGGGCATGTATGTGTTCCGGATCGGCACGCTGCGCAGGTACCTTCCCTCGGTCGGCGTCGACAACGCGCAGGGCGAGATGTACCTGACGGATGTTCCGGGGCTCCTCCGCCGCGACGGCAGTCGGGTGGCCGCGTCCGTCGTCTCCGACGTCACCGTCACATTCGGCGTCAACGACCGCGCCCAGCTCTCCGAGGTCGGTCGTCTGCTCAACCGGCGCATCGTGCGCCGCTGGCAACTCGCGGGGGTCACGATCATCGACCCGACAACCACCTGGATCGATGACGACGCGACGCTCGCGCCCGACGTCACGGTCCTCCCGAACACGCACATCCTGCGCGCCACGACGATCGCAGAGGGCGCGATCATCGGCCCGGACACGACGCTCGTCGACTGCGAGGTGGGTGCGGACGCGATCGTCCGTCGTACCGACGCCACGCTCGCCGTCATCGGCGCCGAGGCCACGGTCGGCCCCTTCTCGTTCCTCCGCCCCGGCACCGTGCTCGGCGCCAGGGGCAAGATCGGCGCGTACGTCGAGACGAAGAACGCCGAGATCGGCGAGGGCAGCAAGGTCCCGCACCTGTCGTACGTGGGCGATGCGACCATCGGCCGTGGCGTCAACCTCGGTGCGAGCACGATCACGGCGAACTACGACGACGTGAACAAGCACCGCACGGTCGTCGAGGACGAGGTGCACACCGGCTCGCACACGACCCTCGTCGCGCCCGTTAGGCTGGGAGCTGGCGCCAAGACAGGTGCCGGCGCCGTGGTCCGCAAGGACGTCCCCGCCGGTTCCCTTGCCATGAGCGTCGCCCCTCAGCGCAACATCGAGGGTTGGGTCGAGAAGAACAGGGCAGGCACGGGTGCGGCAGACGCCGCAGCCCGATCCCGAGTGGCGGAATAG
- a CDS encoding MarR family winged helix-turn-helix transcriptional regulator produces the protein MTEADEVDRIVGAWNTQRPDLDFSPLEVLSRMDRLTRLLDRARRDVFRRSDLEAWEWDVLSALRRAGAPFQLSPKQLLQQTLVSSGTMTNRIDRLVGRRFVRREDDPADGRSVLVTLTDDGRIRVDAAITRLVDVEDDLLRALSRGDRDRLAALLRKLSLSFDA, from the coding sequence ATGACTGAGGCGGATGAGGTTGATCGGATCGTCGGCGCCTGGAACACCCAGCGCCCCGACCTCGACTTCTCGCCCCTCGAGGTGCTGTCGCGGATGGACCGGCTGACCCGGCTGCTCGATCGCGCCCGTCGCGACGTGTTCCGCCGCAGCGATCTGGAGGCCTGGGAGTGGGACGTGCTGTCGGCGCTGCGCCGAGCGGGCGCGCCCTTCCAGCTCTCCCCCAAGCAGCTGCTCCAGCAGACGCTGGTCTCGAGCGGCACCATGACCAATCGCATCGACCGGCTGGTCGGACGACGTTTCGTGCGGCGCGAGGACGATCCGGCCGACGGACGCAGCGTCCTCGTCACGCTCACGGATGACGGACGCATCAGGGTGGATGCCGCGATCACACGGCTCGTCGACGTCGAGGACGACCTGCTGCGGGCGCTCTCCCGCGGCGATCGGGACCGTCTCGCCGCGCTGCTGCGCAAGCTGAGCCTGAGCTTCGACGCGTGA
- a CDS encoding pseudouridine synthase: MLSPLPVRDGVGATRLHVPMSGEWPTVGAYMIERFFHLDPEGLLSRFDRGEIVARDGSPLTRYTPLGVEEFIWYYRDPPVETRLPVEIEVIHQDDDLVVIDKPHFLPTIPGGKFLQNSALIRLRNLLGNDELAPIHRLDRATAGVLMFSARPQTRAPYQLLFETRQVQKVYEAVSARPDDWDASRFPLVYRNHIVKLRNELKVQVDDEREPNAETLIEVIDADARVVHTLLRPHSGKMHQLRVHLAALDLGILNDPFYPELRGERPDDFAHPMQLLARELHFVDPLSGAPRMFSTTRTLQEAPVSGA; encoded by the coding sequence ATGCTCTCCCCTCTTCCGGTGCGCGACGGCGTCGGCGCGACGCGCCTGCATGTCCCGATGAGCGGCGAGTGGCCGACCGTCGGGGCCTACATGATCGAGCGCTTCTTCCACCTCGACCCCGAAGGGCTGCTGAGCCGCTTCGATCGCGGAGAGATCGTGGCCAGGGACGGGAGCCCGCTCACGCGGTACACGCCCCTGGGCGTCGAGGAGTTCATCTGGTACTACCGCGACCCGCCTGTGGAGACCCGGCTTCCCGTCGAGATCGAGGTCATCCATCAGGACGACGACCTGGTCGTCATCGACAAGCCGCATTTCCTGCCGACGATCCCCGGCGGGAAGTTCCTGCAGAACTCCGCGCTGATCCGCCTCCGCAACCTGCTGGGCAACGACGAGCTCGCACCGATCCACCGCCTCGACCGGGCGACCGCCGGGGTGCTCATGTTCTCGGCGCGTCCGCAGACCAGGGCGCCCTATCAGCTGCTGTTCGAGACCAGGCAGGTGCAGAAGGTCTACGAGGCCGTCTCCGCCCGTCCTGACGACTGGGACGCGTCGCGGTTCCCCCTCGTGTACCGCAACCACATCGTCAAGCTCCGCAACGAACTGAAGGTCCAGGTCGACGACGAGCGGGAGCCGAACGCCGAGACGCTGATCGAGGTGATCGACGCCGACGCGCGCGTCGTGCACACGCTGCTTCGCCCGCACAGCGGCAAGATGCATCAGCTGCGGGTGCACCTCGCGGCGCTGGATCTCGGCATCCTGAACGACCCGTTCTACCCCGAACTCCGCGGCGAGCGACCGGACGACTTCGCCCACCCCATGCAGTTGCTCGCCCGCGAGCTGCACTTCGTGGATCCGCTGAGCGGCGCTCCGCGGATGTTCTCCACGACGCGCACGCTGCAGGAAGCGCCCGTCAGCGGCGCATGA